The following are encoded in a window of Campylobacterota bacterium genomic DNA:
- the hflB gene encoding ATP-dependent zinc metalloprotease FtsH: MRRGGGFGGRGPNAVWLLLAMVCLGLAYLFWYNSINREVSHINYTTLMQHVKDGDVKMVVIQDQHVQGKFKDDKMFEAYVAPTQKFWNLLEDRGVNIEVVPLEKQSYGHYFLFSIFMLFVLLFFLYFRHSQGGAGGGGKIFNVGRSKARFFSPNSINVTFKDVAGVEEVKEDLLDIIDFLKSPERFTRIGAKIPRGILLTGAPGNGKTLLAKAVAGEAHCPFFSISGSDFVEVFVGVGASRVRDLFKQARQNSPCIVFIDEIDAVGRQRGIGMGGGNDEREQTLNQLLAEMDGFTTEAGSVIVLAATNRPDVLDKALLRPGRFDRTIEVPFPDLICRTQILNVHARKVKLHDQVDLEKIARGTAGFSGADLENLINEAALLASKEHETTVQMRHFEVARDKIMLGAERRTIKFTQEDKEMTAYHEAGHTMLTLLQQKTDPLHKVTIVPRGRALGVSWSLPERDKYSQTQSEMEARIVVCLGGLLAEQMIFNDQTSGVSNDLEKATKIARTMVSRYGMSALGPIEYNISSEHPYLGRDIQSGREFSESTMQRIDKEVEKIITMCYERGKKLLTENRDKLETLAKALLEKETLHAAEVYELLGIEPRQSHSFHDDDQSPSEEQGNDVDVPSDDEVQGQGSGAV, encoded by the coding sequence ATGCGCAGAGGCGGTGGCTTTGGTGGCCGCGGGCCGAATGCAGTCTGGTTGCTTTTGGCGATGGTATGTTTGGGGTTGGCGTATCTTTTTTGGTACAACAGCATAAATCGTGAAGTTAGCCATATCAATTATACAACGCTAATGCAGCACGTTAAAGATGGCGATGTTAAGATGGTGGTCATTCAAGACCAGCACGTACAGGGTAAGTTCAAAGACGACAAGATGTTTGAGGCCTATGTTGCCCCAACACAAAAGTTTTGGAACTTGCTTGAGGACCGTGGTGTTAATATTGAGGTCGTGCCACTGGAAAAACAGTCATACGGGCACTATTTCTTGTTTTCCATTTTTATGCTGTTTGTATTGCTCTTTTTCTTATACTTCAGGCATTCACAAGGTGGCGCTGGTGGCGGCGGCAAAATCTTTAATGTTGGCCGCAGCAAAGCGCGCTTCTTTTCACCCAACTCAATTAATGTAACGTTTAAAGATGTTGCAGGTGTTGAGGAGGTTAAAGAAGACTTGCTCGATATTATCGACTTTCTTAAAAGTCCAGAGCGATTTACGCGAATTGGGGCAAAAATACCGCGTGGTATTTTGCTAACTGGTGCGCCTGGTAATGGTAAAACATTGCTAGCAAAAGCGGTTGCGGGTGAAGCACACTGTCCGTTTTTTAGTATCAGTGGCTCGGATTTTGTGGAAGTGTTTGTTGGTGTTGGTGCATCACGCGTGCGCGACTTGTTTAAACAAGCACGACAAAATTCACCCTGCATTGTTTTTATTGACGAAATTGATGCTGTCGGTCGTCAGCGTGGTATTGGCATGGGTGGCGGCAACGACGAGCGCGAGCAAACACTTAACCAGCTGCTTGCAGAAATGGATGGCTTTACCACAGAGGCTGGTTCAGTCATTGTCCTTGCAGCAACCAACCGTCCAGATGTGTTGGACAAAGCATTGCTTCGTCCGGGACGTTTTGACCGAACCATTGAAGTGCCATTTCCAGATTTGATTTGTCGTACGCAAATTTTAAATGTGCATGCACGTAAGGTGAAGCTGCATGATCAGGTTGATCTTGAAAAAATTGCACGAGGTACTGCAGGGTTTTCTGGTGCTGACCTTGAAAACTTAATTAATGAAGCGGCATTGCTTGCATCAAAAGAACATGAAACGACCGTTCAGATGAGACATTTTGAAGTTGCGCGTGACAAAATCATGCTTGGTGCAGAGCGTAGAACAATCAAGTTTACTCAAGAAGACAAAGAGATGACTGCATACCATGAAGCAGGGCATACAATGTTGACCCTGTTGCAGCAAAAAACTGATCCGCTGCATAAGGTGACGATTGTTCCTCGTGGACGAGCGCTTGGTGTTTCATGGTCATTGCCTGAGCGTGATAAATATTCACAAACGCAGAGTGAAATGGAGGCACGCATTGTTGTTTGCCTTGGCGGGTTGCTTGCCGAGCAAATGATTTTTAATGATCAAACCAGTGGTGTTTCAAACGATCTTGAAAAGGCGACAAAGATTGCACGCACCATGGTATCTCGTTATGGTATGTCTGCATTGGGTCCAATTGAATATAATATTTCAAGTGAGCATCCATATCTTGGTCGGGACATCCAATCGGGGCGTGAATTTTCTGAAAGCACTATGCAACGTATCGATAAGGAAGTAGAAAAGATTATTACCATGTGTTACGAGCGTGGTAAAAAATTACTGACAGAAAATCGAGACAAGCTTGAGACGTTAGCTAAGGCGTTGCTTGAAAAAGAAACGCTACATGCAGCTGAAGTGTATGAACTGCTTGGCATTGAGCCGCGTCAGTCACATTCGTTTCATGATGACGATCAGTCGCCGTCTGAGGAGCAGGGTAATGATGTTGATGTGCCATCAGATGATGAAGTGCAAGGTCAAGGAAGTGGTGCGGTATAA
- the rpsT gene encoding 30S ribosomal protein S20 produces the protein MANIKSARKRARQTEKKRLVNVARKSDLKTFTKKVLAAVEDNNAELARELFKVTESKIARAKGKGLLKGNTASRKISRLAKKVARLEGQASA, from the coding sequence ATGGCTAATATTAAGTCAGCAAGAAAACGTGCGCGTCAAACTGAGAAGAAACGTTTAGTTAATGTTGCACGTAAATCTGATCTTAAAACATTTACCAAAAAAGTTTTGGCAGCGGTTGAGGACAACAATGCCGAACTTGCGCGTGAATTGTTTAAAGTAACTGAGTCAAAAATTGCGCGCGCAAAAGGTAAGGGTCTTTTGAAGGGCAATACTGCAAGCCGTAAAATTAGCAGACTTGCAAAAAAGGTTGCACGCTTAGAAGGTCAAGCGAGCGCATAA
- a CDS encoding MotA/TolQ/ExbB proton channel family protein, whose product MKVAFFKTAVWQLIMHVDFVSKLILLGLFMLSVFCVAIVIFKLVNMQRDKRDLQDVLGRMKRVRTINDVIAISKDHHDSVGGRFLHHNLTDLKLVLDQGGADAGKAQLATKDLEQLGTMVSQSVDVVVMEQEQYLPVLSTSAAVAPLVGLFGTIWGLIHAFVDIAQERSADITTVAPGMAEALTTTLAGLIVAIPAMIAFHYFANELRKMEFYLVQIADRFLNVATKAFLK is encoded by the coding sequence ATGAAGGTTGCATTTTTTAAGACGGCTGTGTGGCAGCTGATAATGCATGTTGATTTTGTTAGTAAGCTTATTCTGCTTGGACTTTTTATGTTATCAGTCTTTTGTGTGGCGATTGTCATATTTAAACTGGTTAATATGCAGCGGGATAAAAGAGATTTACAAGATGTTTTGGGCCGCATGAAGCGTGTTCGGACGATTAATGATGTCATAGCAATCAGCAAGGACCATCATGACAGCGTTGGCGGAAGATTTTTACACCATAATCTGACCGATCTTAAGCTTGTGCTTGACCAAGGTGGGGCAGATGCTGGCAAAGCTCAGCTGGCGACAAAAGACCTTGAGCAGCTTGGGACGATGGTTTCCCAGTCTGTTGATGTTGTTGTTATGGAGCAAGAGCAATATTTACCGGTGCTGAGTACCAGTGCTGCAGTTGCTCCTTTAGTTGGATTGTTTGGAACTATTTGGGGGCTGATTCATGCATTTGTTGATATTGCTCAAGAGCGTTCGGCAGATATTACTACGGTCGCACCGGGGATGGCCGAGGCATTAACCACAACACTTGCAGGGTTGATTGTTGCAATTCCAGCCATGATTGCGTTTCATTACTTTGCAAATGAGTTGCGTAAAATGGAATTTTACTTGGTTCAAATAGCAGATCGATTTTTGAATGTTGCGACAAAAGCATTCTTAAAGTAA
- a CDS encoding ankyrin repeat domain-containing protein, which produces MNKATLLLIAILSTHSVFGAESTYTPTNNTQTEETEQAQETDYLSELTKEMMGEVMSHLDTKSLGSLAQVNLLCNTAVTQHPPYAFQKLIKQLQAMHLVTQNKVLPEVEKQRVTAIVNKMLVHIGFTPIQKLSNLIQLEQVTGNIFDITLFTKQVIEQTTDSNKKVELIIFAHTRQLLTNQDLLDNYRGLLHDENLSHKGKGYLWLVCKYQDASFCQDTPCNIITNNNDELQQFARGVLSAWYQARKKNDKQIPTFVTSQTDLYTQLQHYYQAIDNQLFTNITTTTAEDLITQDADVNAKDAQGNTPLSRAALNNHTQMAELLINNGANVNAKDGEGWTPLHAAVINNPDNTETTQLLIQNGANINAKNNHGCTPLHNIAFLADNTETSQLFIQNGADINARSNHGKTPLHYTALTTTHTNIKIAQFLITNGADINALDNTTFAQIAQNLQPSLLDEDVRAASTPNRESNTSPVIETNDSDQPIHNVVAPHNQQGHSDTLRTALLWTTFSGIAGYVAFKVFKPFG; this is translated from the coding sequence ATGAATAAAGCTACCTTATTGCTCATTGCAATACTTTCAACACACTCAGTTTTTGGTGCTGAGAGCACCTACACCCCAACTAACAACACACAAACCGAAGAGACTGAGCAAGCTCAAGAGACTGACTACTTAAGCGAACTCACAAAAGAAATGATGGGGGAGGTCATGTCGCATCTTGATACAAAATCACTCGGCTCACTCGCCCAAGTAAACCTGCTGTGCAATACTGCTGTCACACAACATCCACCATATGCTTTTCAAAAGCTCATCAAGCAGCTTCAGGCAATGCACTTGGTTACGCAAAACAAAGTACTCCCTGAAGTAGAAAAACAGCGCGTTACTGCCATCGTAAATAAAATGCTTGTACACATAGGCTTTACACCAATACAAAAACTCAGCAATCTCATTCAGCTCGAGCAAGTCACAGGCAACATTTTTGATATTACCCTGTTCACCAAGCAAGTAATTGAACAAACCACAGACAGCAACAAAAAAGTTGAGCTCATTATCTTTGCCCATACACGACAACTTTTAACCAACCAAGACCTTCTAGATAACTACCGAGGCCTGTTACACGATGAAAATCTTAGCCATAAAGGCAAAGGCTACTTGTGGTTGGTGTGTAAATATCAAGATGCAAGCTTTTGCCAAGATACCCCATGCAACATAATCACCAATAACAACGATGAACTACAACAATTTGCACGCGGTGTACTGTCTGCATGGTATCAGGCAAGAAAAAAGAATGATAAACAAATACCCACTTTTGTAACTTCTCAAACGGACTTATATACTCAGCTTCAACATTATTATCAAGCTATCGACAATCAACTTTTTACCAACATCACCACAACAACAGCAGAAGATCTCATCACTCAAGACGCTGACGTCAATGCAAAAGACGCTCAAGGCAACACCCCTCTGAGTAGAGCTGCTTTGAATAATCACACTCAAATGGCCGAACTCCTCATTAACAATGGTGCTAACGTCAATGCAAAAGATGGTGAGGGCTGGACGCCTCTGCATGCGGCTGTAATCAACAACCCCGACAATACAGAAACCACTCAACTTCTCATCCAAAACGGCGCTAACATCAACGCAAAAAACAACCATGGCTGCACCCCTCTGCATAACATTGCATTTCTTGCCGACAATACAGAAACCTCTCAACTTTTCATCCAAAACGGTGCTGACATCAACGCAAGAAGCAACCATGGCAAAACTCCTCTGCATTATACTGCACTAACAACCACCCACACCAACATAAAAATCGCCCAATTTCTCATCACAAACGGCGCTGACATCAATGCACTGGACAATACGACATTCGCGCAGATTGCTCAAAATCTACAACCCTCCTTGCTCGACGAGGATGTACGAGCTGCTTCCACACCCAACAGAGAAAGTAATACAAGTCCAGTCATTGAAACAAACGACAGTGATCAGCCTATCCACAACGTTGTTGCTCCCCACAATCAACAAGGCCATTCGGATACATTAAGAACTGCCCTGCTCTGGACAACATTTAGCGGTATTGCAGGCTACGTCGCATTCAAAGTGTTTAAACCATTTGGGTAA
- a CDS encoding biopolymer transporter ExbD, producing the protein MRFRKIKMKRVHMPEVSLTPLIDTFATLLVVFIIAAPMVQNSIKLDLPEGKSKEAEQTQELVVSLDKDDALFFNGTRVERKELVAGVQKALEGKPDAPVFVQADQAVAYGRVIELVEELKQAHVKYVAMATRQPSANAA; encoded by the coding sequence ATGCGTTTTCGTAAAATTAAAATGAAGCGCGTTCACATGCCTGAGGTTTCCTTGACGCCGCTTATCGACACATTTGCTACTTTATTGGTGGTGTTTATAATCGCTGCACCCATGGTGCAGAACAGTATTAAGCTTGATTTGCCAGAAGGCAAGAGCAAGGAGGCCGAGCAGACGCAGGAACTTGTCGTGAGTTTGGACAAGGATGATGCACTCTTTTTTAATGGCACGCGCGTTGAGCGTAAAGAGTTGGTTGCTGGTGTGCAAAAGGCTTTGGAAGGTAAGCCGGATGCTCCTGTGTTTGTACAGGCTGACCAAGCGGTTGCGTATGGCAGGGTGATTGAATTGGTTGAAGAGCTTAAGCAGGCCCATGTTAAATACGTTGCTATGGCAACTCGTCAGCCGTCGGCGAATGCAGCTTAA
- a CDS encoding VOC family protein, which translates to MKKAGELVVVVECVEQALRFYTDKLAFDVVDIDIKQSEYEKAHVVSARLKKGKCFVTFKSPSVEELAEFSFIKRCAGRCISITIEIRTGLGKYFDRCCKRDIKVIRELEHDDEMSSFTIKDPFGLKVTFFQPREVSKQQSVVFLGGVYSRDDLRLSTEQENRLHEQIVDRIKPFGLLRRTARKFVKKKFKQMREALR; encoded by the coding sequence ATGAAAAAAGCAGGCGAGCTGGTTGTCGTTGTTGAATGTGTTGAACAGGCACTACGTTTTTATACAGACAAACTTGCATTTGATGTAGTTGATATTGACATTAAGCAATCGGAATACGAAAAAGCACATGTTGTGTCAGCGCGTCTAAAAAAAGGGAAGTGCTTTGTTACATTCAAAAGCCCGAGTGTAGAAGAACTTGCCGAGTTTAGTTTTATCAAACGATGTGCTGGGCGTTGTATTTCGATAACCATTGAAATACGTACTGGGCTTGGGAAATATTTTGATCGTTGCTGTAAGCGTGACATCAAGGTTATTCGTGAGCTTGAGCACGATGATGAAATGTCTTCTTTTACAATCAAAGATCCTTTTGGACTTAAAGTAACATTTTTTCAGCCACGCGAAGTGAGCAAGCAACAGTCAGTTGTTTTTTTAGGTGGTGTTTATTCTCGTGACGATTTGCGTTTGTCTACTGAGCAAGAGAACAGGCTTCACGAGCAAATTGTAGACAGGATAAAACCATTTGGTTTACTGAGGCGAACGGCTAGAAAGTTTGTAAAGAAAAAGTTTAAGCAGATGCGAGAAGCATTGCGATAA
- the rpmB gene encoding 50S ribosomal protein L28, producing MANICKICDKRPRVANLVSNANNKVKRWVYPNVHTMRFKLKGQSSVQRGGVCTKCVKGGKVEKVV from the coding sequence ATGGCAAATATTTGCAAAATTTGCGACAAAAGACCACGCGTTGCCAATTTGGTCAGTAACGCAAATAATAAAGTGAAACGTTGGGTATATCCAAATGTTCACACAATGCGTTTCAAGCTTAAAGGGCAATCAAGCGTCCAACGTGGAGGCGTTTGCACCAAGTGTGTAAAAGGTGGTAAAGTCGAAAAAGTTGTTTAA